A stretch of DNA from Desulfobulbaceae bacterium DB1:
TACACATATTCCAATGCTCCAGACGAAGCGGCCCGGCAGTCCATTGCCTTTTTTCAGGCCCTTCCCTTCTGGGCGGACAGGGAGAAAAAATGATGCGCATGATTGAACCTCACATCCATACCATGGTGCGAACCACTGATGATTATTTCAACATGGCGGTAGCCGGAATCGCGGCCTGCGTCGAGCCCTCTTTCTGGTCGGGACTGGACCGCAGTGCGGTAGCCTGTTTCGAGGATTACTGGGAGCACATGATCACCACCGAAACGGCGCGGGCCAAGAAATATGGGATCCGTCATTATGTCATGCTCAGTCTTAATCCCAAGGAAGCCCGCAACGCAATCGCCCATGATGTGCTGGACAGCATGGAGAAATTTCTCGACCGGGAGAATGTGGTCGGCATCGGCGAGATCGGCTTTGACCTCATTGCCGGGCAGGAGGAGGAAATCTTCCGGCGGCAGCTGCGTATGGGCAATGACCGGAAAATGCCGATCTGCATTCACTCTCCCCATCACAACAAGTTGAAGGGCATTGAACGTATCATCGAGATCATTGAAGATGAGGGTGTGGCCCAGGAACGCATCGTCATTGATCACAATACCGAGGAGACCATCGAGCTTTCCCTGCAAACCAGATGCTGGCTCGGCATGACCGTCTATTATGTCACCAAGCTGAGCGCTGAAAGGGCGGTGAATATCATCGGCCGGTACGGCGCGGACCGCATGATCGTCAACGGCTCCGCCGACTGGGGCTACTCCGATCCCCTGGCCGTGCCCAAGGTGGCCATGCTCATGCGAAAAAGCGGAGATTTTCCCGAGTCGATCATCAAGCAGATTGTCTTTGACAACCCCTATAATTTTCTCAAGCATTCCAATAAGTTCGATCTTCCCGCCTAGGCCGCGAAAAAAGTGAAATTTTCCTTCAGCGCCAACGCCTTCCGCCGTTACAGCCTGGTGGAGACCATTTCCATCATTGCCGGGCTGGGGTATGACGGCATTGAAATCATGGCCGACATTCCCCATGCCTATCCGCCGCGGATGACGGCAAAGGATGTGCGTTTGATAGGCGCTGCCTTGGCGCGGCACAAGCTGCAGGTGTCCAATATCAACGCCTTCATGCTCTGGGCGGTGGGCGACACCTGGCATCCTTCCTGGATTGAAGCGGATGAAGCAGGGCGCGCTGTCCGCATCGAACACACCAGGGACTGTATCAGGCTTGCCGCTGAAATCGGGGCATCCACCATCTCCACCGAACCGGGCGGCCCTCTGGACGGCATGGCCCCGGAAGCAGCCCTGGAGCTGTTCCGGCAGGGGTTGATGGAGATTGCCGGTGACGCGGCGCGTTCCGGCGTCAAGGTGCTGATTGAACCGGAACCGGATCTGCTCATTGAAACAAGCAGCCAGTTCCTGGATTTTTTCCAGCAGCTTGATCCCGCCGTCTTTGGCCTCAACTTTGATATCGGCCATTTTTACTGCGCGGGTGAAGACCCGGCGGAGCTTGTTGCCCAATTGAAAGAGTATACCGGCCACTATCACCTGGAAGATATCGCCTCCTCCAGAAAACATCACCATCTCATGCCGGGCGAGGGCGCCATTGATCTCAAGTCGGTACTCCGGGAAATCGACGGAAGCGGCTATGATGGTT
This window harbors:
- a CDS encoding xylose isomerase, which encodes MKFSFSANAFRRYSLVETISIIAGLGYDGIEIMADIPHAYPPRMTAKDVRLIGAALARHKLQVSNINAFMLWAVGDTWHPSWIEADEAGRAVRIEHTRDCIRLAAEIGASTISTEPGGPLDGMAPEAALELFRQGLMEIAGDAARSGVKVLIEPEPDLLIETSSQFLDFFQQLDPAVFGLNFDIGHFYCAGEDPAELVAQLKEYTGHYHLEDIASSRKHHHLMPGEGAIDLKSVLREIDGSGYDGFVTVELYPYEDRPAEAAAKSLDYLRHIRTQRQSQ